The segment TTTGGCGGAGGAGAGGCGTCGTTGTGGAGCCCGAGATAGGTGACTGCGCCCCCGACTAACCCAGCCATGGCTCTTCAACTCTACCTCGACCTGAACTCGCAGCCCTGCCGCTCCGTCTACATCTTCGCCAAGAAAAATAACATCGCCTTCGAATTCAAGCAAGTGAGCCTGGCAGAAGGTAGGCGGAGAGCTACCCTctccacatctcccccccccccccccgcgttcccTCAACCCCTACCCCCTCTCCACAGTCcacaccacatcttcccaccccaccctccgccctctcccctctccctccgctTCTGCCACCTCCTCACCACACCACACCtctacatgtttccttcctctactctctctacacctccatctcccCAGCATCTCTCTACCCACTCTATCCCCGCTCCTTCCCCATCTCTCCGCCCTCCATCACCCCCACACCACTTCACCGCCACCCCAACTCTCCACTACATCACAATCCCACCACCCTCGCCTCCTCCACCACACTCTCCAATTCTCCTCTTCATGACCTCATTCCCCACTATCCCCACCTCACTATTtcacaacccccccaccaccactctactgcctatccattcccctacTCCACCCGCTCCTCGTCCTTTTCCCATTTCTTTCCCGTTTCCTTTCAGAGCCAAATCCCACTTTGTACAGTTGAATccattgacccactgagtcaccttGACACATCTGCTGCCCTTCTGCTTTCACCCCAAACCTCATCTCTTTCAGTCTCCACCCCATTtccacctcttctctcctctatatTCTCTGCTACCTCCTGTTCACTGCCCTCCTTTCTCTGCACCCTTCTCACTTCTCCATCCACTGgctgcaccccctctccccggcgcTGTCTCGCACCGTCCGACTGGGACACATGGACTCGTGGCTGTGGTGTGATCTCCAGTCGTATCCTGTCCACAGGCCAACAATACAGTGAGGAATTTGAAAAAGTCAACCTGCTGAAACGAGTGCCAGCTCTGAAGGATGGAGACTTCACATTGGCAGAGAGGTTGGTGCAAATTTCCAGTCCCAGCTCTCTAAGCAAGTGTCGTGCAGTGTGGTGATGTAGGAGGGAAGAATTGCCTCAGGTTCTGCAGGTTTTTGTACTGAGTGAAGTGATTAGAACAGGCAGAAAGGATTGCTGTGTCCCTCACTTCGCAGAGCCAACCCTAAAGCCAAGGCAACGTTTAGAGAACATCACCATCCGTGGTGTAAAATGAGATCCCAATCACCGCACTGGTCATTGGCTAGTGCCAGCCACTGGTGACAGCCACTGGATTTCCTCCCAGGTCCCAAAacgtgtaggtttattggctgctgcaaattgcccctggtgtgtgggtgagtggtagaactgGGAGGAGTTGAGGAAAATAAAGTCATTAATATAGGATTAGTGtatatgggtggttgatggtcagcatgggctcagggggctgaagggtctgtttccatgctgtacctcaacATGATTCTAGTAGTCTGTGAGATATGTCAAGgtctctcaacattttaaaagtatCTGGATGCGCATTGGGGAAGCttgtgcggtcacaggaagaacgtgccaactccacacacacagaacgtgccaactccacctAGAGCAGGGTTGGGTGTAGCTGACCTAACAATGGCAAGCTGAGGTATGACTGCTAGTAGCACCAAGCATGGGTggggagaatggtgggcaatgggGCTGCTGCAGGGTGATGCCGGGTGAGGGAAATGTTGGCGACCTGACGGAGAGTGATGCTCCAAACCTCTCCTGCAGTGTGGCCATTCTGAAATACCTGGCTGGCAAATACAAGACCCCCGACCACTGGTACCCCGCCGATCTCCAGCAAAGGGCTCGTGTGGATGAATATCTCGCCTGGCAGCACACAGCCATAAGGTTCCATGGATCAAAGCTCTACATGTTCAAGGTAAACTTGTCAACTTCCACCTCCGGTCTTCCCGCCAACACTCACTCCCAGTCCTCTGACACTCTGCCTCTTGGTCTGCCTCTCTCTTTCTTACAGTATGTTGCTGCTTTGAAACCTTCATGTTTGAAGAGGTTTTTCTGGCCCCGGCAATTGGCTAATGTGGCTGATGGCAGTGTTTATTTGCTTTGCTAATCATCATCATATAGGCtatgggccgagcatcgaaaatgtaTCTAGAATTAACCTTCATGACCCATGTCTAGGAACTacttgaaattttgcacagatttagatcaaatataattgagaaggaagtcataactcgtcagtgccaaaagttacacattaattaattaagctaattataaaatgagatcgaaaaagtaagcgccatctaataTTCAATGCTCATTTTACTCCATGGGGAGCCTAATTATGTGCTGCTGTCTTTTGAAACCTTATATTATTAtatcatatacatatatatatatatgatgtgaatatgactgtaattatatataattatattatatacaaatagtataattaatataattgtgagtgtgtattttgaatgagacttCCGCAGAGGTTCGGCTCCTGAAACGCCTAATTAATGGGAGCGGGCAGTTCCTGTaagttcccccgtttactgaaccccattgactgccagtgtgcagagtggggcgtcccatgtgagggaggggggtttggGTGGAGGGTCCATGGACGAGGGTGCGGCCCATGAAAGGGCCTGTCTGCGGAGGGGAGGGGCGGCTCATGGgcgtagtgggggaggggaagatggtGGGGGGGCATTCATTGGGACAGAGGGTGCTCAGTGAGGTTGTGCAGTGCAGCCAATGGTTTCTCTGACACTGAGCTGGGCTGTGGGCGGGTGTGAGGTGATGTGTGGGAGTGGAGAGAGCGGACCAAGACCCCCAGTGAACTGAGGGAGTGCCAGCCGCCGGGTCTGGCCGCTGTCTGGCGGTGTATTTGGCCGTGCGTCTGGGCTCACTGACCTCTGACCCGCTTGCCCACAGGGCTTGCTGCCCCTGCTAACCGGGCAGCCCATTCCCACAGACAAGATGGACGAGGCTGTGAGCGATCTGCAGGCGTCCATTTGCTTGTTCGAAGACAAGTTTCTCCAAGACAAACCGTTCATCGCCGGGCGCGAGGTGTCGCTGGCAGATCTGGTGGCCATCGTGGAGCTGATGCAGGTGAGGGCAATGGACTTTTGCCAGTGTACCAGGGGCCTGCTGACATACCCACCCAACCAGGGTACCCACAGACATACCCACCCAACCAGGGTGCCATagacccacacacatacccacccaAACTGCAGAGACCCCAGACTTTCACTGGCCCAGATAACCCCGCTCTTCTCCCTGGATGCCACAGCTAAGATCCCTTGGCTATTTAATTATGGAGATTGGAACCTTGGCCAAGCCCAATGTCCACCCCTCCCAGGCTGGGTGTGGAGCACGATGAAACATTCACCCTTTCCCCTTCTACCGTTAGCAATGCTCAGCCCCTCTCCAACACTCACTCACCCTGAGTCCCAGAGGAACACTCCCACCCCATGGTCCCACGTACACAGTCTCATGGCTCCGTCCCCACTCACTCCATTGATCAGCCCAGTCTATCCGCTCCGTCTCAGCATCACTTTCCTCACATTCTGGATTGCTTCCGTGATCTTTTATTCATACATTACCCATCTCTTTCATCCCATGGGACCATCTCTCCACTGACAGCCTGCATCTCATCTCTTCCTCCCTTGCATTTGCTCTCTCTTTCCTCTCGTGCTTGCACTCttgcctctcactctctctctctctctctctctctctctctcattcccttACTCCTGATTTTCCACTTTATTTCACTTTCCCTCTCCCATTCATTCTTTTTCTTCCTCTTTATCTCTCTCACTCTTTGTCTCTCATTCATTCTCTCTCACTTTTCTTACGCTCAATttcacattccctctctcctttGCTCTCTCActttcactccccctctctctctgacttTCATGTTCCAGACTGAACCCTTAAGCCTCAGCTTCACGCTGTTACTCCTTCTCCTCCACACTTGTCACTCTTCAGCCCCTTCATATACCCCACCATTACCCTGGCCTCCCCCCTATATACCCCACTCCCCATTCCGTTGCCCTCGCTGTGCTGTCGGCTGCAGATTTTCACTCTTACCTAATTTCACCACAGCCTCTCGGCGTGGGATTCGATCCGTTCAAAGATCGACCAAAGCTCTGTAGCTGGCGTGACAGAGTCGAGGCAGCCCTGGGCAAAGAGTTACTCGACGAGGCACACGAGAAGATGCTGAAGAGATCAGGAAGTTTAAGTAATTTGGATGTTAACTCTCCTGCAATGCAACGCTTCACATTAGGTCTGAAAAAAACATACATGTGGTGGAGGACACCAAGTGGCTGCAAGAGTACCTGCTGACGGTAACTTCACCAGCAAggagcatcaagtctactccgccattcaatcatggctgacctatctctccctcctaactctcttctccccataagccctgacatccatgctaatcaagaatctatctatctctgccttagaaacttCCATTCCGTTGCAAAGAATTcctctgattcaccaccctctgactaaagaaattcctcctcatctccttcctaaaggaacgtcctttaattctgaggctctgacctctagttctagactctcccactggtggaaacatcctctccacatccactctattcaagcctttcactactcagtatgtttcactgaggtccctccctcgttcttctaaactccagtgagtacaggcccagtgccatcaaacgctcctcatatgttaacccactcattcctgggatcattcttgtaaacctctgggccctctccagagccagcacatctttcaaaatatatggtgcccaaaattgctcacaatattccaaatacaacctgaccagtgccttataaagcctcagcattacatccctgtttttttcattctagccctcttgaaataaatgctagcgttgcatttgctttctgcaatttcctgtAATTAAATAAAATGCTAGAAGTTCCTGCATCTCAGTGGCAGAGTTGTCTCTTTGTATTttgtcctgctttctcccttcaCTGGAGGTTCCCCTTGCTGAGGTAACTCCCCACATCCTGCCCCCACACTCCCCAGCACCAGGGACACGTTGACAATAAATAAAAACTGGAGACGCTGGaaatattgaaataaaaacagaaaatgcaggaagcactcagcaggtcagggggcACATGTGGAGTTTGAAGACTCGATGTTTCAGTTCTAAGATGCTTCCTcagaattgctggagtaacataacaggtcaggcagcatcgatagATAACTGCCTCTAGATTATCATAGATaactggatagataacatttctgcttgggtcccttcttcagcctgagctgctgagttatggAACTTCACGTCTTTGTAaaggagcatctgcagttccttgcatgaaACCAAGTTAGTTTTAGGGAGAAAAGTGGGGGGAGCGATGGGTTCCAACAAAGAGACTGTCTCTCACAGGGTGAGCCCGAATGACCCAATAAGCCTATTGTTAGAAGCAAATGATGTCCCTGTGTGTGCGTTCCTGTGTGTGAGGCTGTGGGTTACAGCCATCAGGACAGACTGTACCATGACACTGGTACCATGTCCACAGCCCAGTGTCAGTGCCCACATGGAGAACCACGGGATTGCCATCAGGAGGCAGTGGTCACAGTACTGATTTATCGAAGCACAACTCGGATTGTGTGGTGTTACGGTGGGTGAACAGTTTGAGGGAAGTGGGTACGGAGGGAAGGGTAGAACACTGGAGGGAAGTGGGTGAGTTTGGTTGATGGAGGCCCCTTCACACTCTGCACTTCGATATCATGGCTTGTCATTCCTCCCGTTCTCATGGCTACTCCCCTCctttacatgtgtaggaaggaactgcagatgctagtttgaaccaaagatagacacaaaatgctggagtaacagcgggacaagcagcatccctgcatagaaggaatgggtgatgtttcgggtcaagacccttcttcagactcactgctc is part of the Amblyraja radiata isolate CabotCenter1 chromosome 25, sAmbRad1.1.pri, whole genome shotgun sequence genome and harbors:
- the LOC116987424 gene encoding glutathione S-transferase theta-1-like translates to MALQLYLDLNSQPCRSVYIFAKKNNIAFEFKQVSLAEGQQYSEEFEKVNLLKRVPALKDGDFTLAESVAILKYLAGKYKTPDHWYPADLQQRARVDEYLAWQHTAIRFHGSKLYMFKGLLPLLTGQPIPTDKMDEAVSDLQASICLFEDKFLQDKPFIAGREVSLADLVAIVELMQPLGVGFDPFKDRPKLCSWRDRVEAALGKELLDEAHEKMLKRSGSLSNLDVNSPAMQRFTLGLKKTYMWWRTPSGCKSTC